A window from Rana temporaria chromosome 8, aRanTem1.1, whole genome shotgun sequence encodes these proteins:
- the LOC120946878 gene encoding trypsin-like produces MKFLLICVLLGAAAALDDDKIVGGYTCGAYSQPWQVSLNSGYHFCGGSLINSLWVVSAAHCYQSSMQVRLGEHNIAVNEGTEQFINSAKVIRNAAYNSRTLDNDIMLVKLASPATLNSYVKSVPLPGGCAAAGTNCVISGWGNTLSSGTSMPNLLQCVNAPILTSAQCSNAYPGEITGNMICVGYLEGGKDSCQGDSGGPVVCNGQLQGIVSWGYGCALRNYPGVYTKVCNYNSWIASTQAAN; encoded by the exons ATGAAATTCCTTCTGATCTGTGTGCTCCTCGGGGCAGCTG CTGCCTTGGATGATGACAAGATCGTCGGAGGATATACCTGTGGAGCCTACTCTCAGCCCTGGCAGGTATCTCTGAACTCCGGATATCACTTCTGTGGTGGATCCCTCATCAACTCCCTGTGGGTGGTCTCTGCTGCTCACTGCTACCAGTC GAGCATGCAGGTCAGACTCGGAGAGCACAACATCGCTGTCAATGAGGGCACAGAGCAGTTTATCAACTCTGCCAAGGTCATCAGAAATGCTGCATACAACTCCAGAACCCTGGACAACGACATCATGTTGGTCAAGCTGGCCTCTCCCGCCACCCTCAACTCCTACGTCAAGAGCGTGCCTCTGCCCGGTGGTTGCGCTGCTGCCGGCACCAACTGTGTGATCTCCGGATGGGGCAATACCCTTAGCAGTGGAA CCAGCATGCCTAACCTCCTACAGTGTGTGAACGCCCCCATCCTGACTTCCGCCCAGTGCAGCAACGCCTACCCCGGAGAGATTACCGGCAACATGATCTGCGTTGGCTACCTGGAGGGAGGCAAGGATTCCTGCCAG GGTGACTCTGGTGGCCCCGTGGTGTGTAACGGACAGCTCCAGGGTATTGTCTCCTGGGGATACGGCTGTGCCCTGAGGAACTACCCCGGTGTCTACACCAAGGTCTGCAACTACAACTCCTGGATCGCCAGCACTCAGGCTGCCAACTGA
- the LOC120946879 gene encoding trypsin-like isoform X4, with product MINNMKFLLICVLLGAAAALDDDKIVGGYTCGAYSQPWQVSLNSGYHFCGGSLINSLWVVSAAHCYKASMQVRLGEHNIAVSEGTEQFINSAKVIRNAAYNSRTLDNDIMLVKLASPATLNSYVKSVPLPGGCAAAGTSCVISGWGNTLSSGTNMPNLLQCVNAPILTSAQCSNAYPGEITGNMICVGYLEGGKDSCQGDSGGPVVCNGQLQGIVSWGYGCALRNYPGVYTKVCNYNSWIASTQAAN from the exons ATGATCAACAACATGAAATTCCTTCTGATCTGTGTGCTCCTCGGGGCAGCTG CTGCCTTGGATGATGACAAGATCGTTGGAGGATATACATGTGGAGCCTACTCTCAGCCCTGGCAGGTATCTCTGAACTCTGGATATCACTTCTGTGGTGGATCCCTCATCAACTCCCTGTGGGTGGTCTCTGCTGCTCACTGCTACAAGGC GAGCATGCAGGTCAGACTCGGAGAGCACAACATTGCTGTCTCTGAGGGCACAGAGCAGTTCATCAACTCTGCCAAGGTTATCAGAAATGCTGCATACAACTCCAGAACCCTGGACAACGACATCATGTTGGTCAAGCTGGCCTCTCCCGCCACCCTCAACTCCTACGTCAAGAGCGTGCCTCTGCCCGGTGGTTGCGCTGCTGCCGGCACAAGCTGTGTGATCTCCGGATGGGGCAATACCCTTAGCAGTGGAA CCAACATGCCTAACCTCCTGCAGTGTGTGAACGCCCCCATCCTGACGTCCGCCCAGTGTAGCAACGCCTACCCCGGAGAGATTACCGGCAACATGATCTGCGTTGGCTACCTGGAGGGAGGCAAGGATTCCTGCCAG GGTGACTCTGGTGGCCCCGTGGTGTGTAACGGACAGCTCCAGGGTATTGTCTCCTGGGGATACGGCTGTGCCCTGAGGAACTACCCCGGTGTCTACACCAAGGTCTGCAACTACAACTCCTGGATCGCCAGCACTCAGGCTGCCAACTGA